In Alkalihalobacillus sp. TS-13, the following are encoded in one genomic region:
- a CDS encoding metal ABC transporter solute-binding protein, Zn/Mn family, producing MFKKFVSVLSLFTVIFTLAACGGESTNSSESEKDPQGNEELKVFTTVYPLQFFTEQIAGEQASVESILPPGSDSHTYEPTTKKMREIADSDAFIYSGAGLESYATQISESIQSEDVKILEASKGIDLEEHAHNHEGDKGSHEDEHAGHNHGDQDPHVWLDPIRSIQLAEHIKDLLVELKPEQEEVFNRNFEELKGKLENLDQEFHTELESLPENKIIVSHAAYGYWEKSYGIEQIAVSGLSPSNEPSQKEVQKIIKTAEKYGLNYVFFEQNVTPKVADLVRKEIDAEALRIHNLSVLTEEDIKNDEDYFTLMQHNLEELTKALSEPSSGGSSEKKEQGEHDHDHSHAHDEETEKIYEGYFEDSQVKDRSLSDWEGDWQSVYPYLQDGTLDEVFAYKAEHEGDKTAEEYKEYYNEGYQTDVGRITILGDTVTFFKNGEEYSGEYIYDGYEILTYDAGNRGVRYIFKSKEKAKGLPRYIQFSDHSIYPTESDHYHLYWGNDREALLDEVTNWPTYYPSEMDGHDIAHEMMEH from the coding sequence TTGTTTAAAAAATTTGTAAGCGTACTTAGTTTATTTACTGTCATTTTTACGTTAGCTGCGTGTGGAGGAGAATCAACAAACAGTAGTGAAAGTGAAAAAGACCCACAAGGTAACGAAGAGTTGAAGGTTTTTACAACGGTTTATCCTCTTCAGTTTTTTACTGAACAAATCGCAGGAGAGCAAGCTTCTGTGGAATCTATTCTACCACCCGGATCAGACTCGCATACTTATGAGCCAACCACCAAAAAAATGCGTGAAATCGCTGATTCCGATGCTTTTATCTATAGCGGAGCAGGTTTAGAATCATATGCTACCCAAATCTCCGAATCTATTCAATCTGAAGACGTCAAGATACTAGAAGCATCAAAAGGAATTGACTTGGAAGAGCATGCACATAACCATGAAGGAGATAAAGGCAGCCACGAGGACGAACATGCTGGACATAATCATGGGGATCAGGACCCGCACGTTTGGCTGGATCCTATTCGTTCTATTCAGTTGGCAGAGCATATAAAAGATTTATTAGTTGAATTAAAACCTGAGCAAGAAGAAGTATTTAACAGAAACTTTGAAGAGTTGAAAGGAAAGCTTGAAAACCTAGACCAAGAGTTCCATACAGAGCTTGAAAGTTTACCAGAGAATAAAATTATTGTATCTCATGCAGCTTATGGCTATTGGGAGAAATCCTATGGAATCGAGCAAATCGCAGTGTCTGGCTTGAGCCCTTCTAACGAGCCTTCACAAAAAGAGGTACAAAAGATTATTAAAACTGCTGAAAAGTACGGTTTAAATTATGTGTTTTTTGAACAAAATGTAACTCCTAAAGTGGCGGACTTAGTTAGAAAAGAAATCGATGCAGAGGCTTTACGCATACACAATTTATCCGTATTAACAGAAGAAGATATAAAGAATGATGAGGACTACTTTACACTTATGCAGCACAACTTAGAGGAACTAACAAAAGCTTTATCTGAACCCTCATCAGGGGGATCATCTGAAAAAAAAGAACAGGGTGAACACGATCACGATCATAGTCATGCACATGATGAAGAAACAGAAAAAATTTATGAAGGGTATTTTGAAGACAGTCAAGTGAAGGATCGATCTCTTTCCGATTGGGAAGGAGACTGGCAGTCTGTATATCCATATCTTCAAGATGGTACCCTTGACGAAGTATTTGCTTATAAAGCAGAACACGAAGGTGACAAGACAGCTGAAGAATATAAGGAATATTATAATGAAGGATACCAAACTGATGTCGGGCGTATTACGATACTAGGTGACACGGTAACATTTTTCAAAAATGGAGAAGAATATTCTGGAGAGTATATCTACGATGGGTATGAAATTCTAACATATGATGCGGGAAATAGAGGGGTAAGATATATATTTAAATCAAAAGAAAAAGCTAAAGGACTTCCTCGATATATTCAGTTTAGTGATCATAGTATCTATCCGACTGAATCTGATCACTATCATCTGTATTGGGGTAATGACCGTGAAGCTTTATTGGATGAAGTTACCAACTGGCCTACTTATTACCCATCAGAAATGGATGGCCATGACATTGCCCATGAAATGATGGAGCATTAA
- a CDS encoding NUDIX hydrolase encodes MDYVKDLRRLVGHKPLILTGSVVLVLNEENELLLQHRRDGGWGLPGGLMELGESLEDTARREVEEETGLIIGDLELLGVFSGPEYYFKVSNGDELYSVTAVYVTKDVKGKLKVDQSESYEVKYFNLDRLPEDVTEEYRSYITPYIKDLVE; translated from the coding sequence ATGGATTATGTTAAAGATCTAAGACGATTAGTGGGCCACAAACCTTTAATTTTAACTGGTTCGGTTGTGTTAGTATTAAATGAAGAAAACGAACTTCTTTTACAACATAGAAGAGACGGTGGTTGGGGATTACCTGGTGGTCTAATGGAGTTGGGAGAAAGTCTAGAGGATACTGCTAGAAGAGAAGTAGAAGAGGAAACAGGACTTATAATTGGTGATCTAGAGCTATTAGGAGTTTTCTCAGGTCCAGAATATTACTTTAAGGTCTCCAATGGTGACGAATTATATTCTGTAACAGCAGTATACGTAACAAAAGATGTTAAAGGTAAATTAAAAGTTGATCAATCGGAGTCCTACGAAGTTAAATACTTTAATTTGGATAGATTACCAGAAGATGTAACCGAAGAATATCGTAGCTACATCACACCATATATTAAAGATTTGGTTGAATAA